CGAAATACTTCATCCATTATTTAATGACAGATGATGCGCCTCAGTTTAATAAATTGGCCCTACATCATGCGCTGTGCTGGATCCATGAAGGTCGTCATTATAAAAAACTCACTCCATTCTCAGATATGAATCAGAATATATTGGCTGTATTTCTTGAGCAATTATGGGATTTCTACCATGCATTATTGACTTACAAGACGGCTCCATCTCAATCAATGGCCCAACAACTATCAATGCAATTTGATACTTTGTTCGCAACCACGACAGGCTATGATGTTTTAGATCAACGCATTGCAAAGACACGTGCTAAAAAACAAGCGTTATTATTGGTGTTAGACCATCCATTTCTGCCATTGCACAACAATGCCTCTGAATTAGGGACACGGTTTCAAGCAAGGATACGCGACATCAATCTCCAAACGGTCTCCCAAAATGGCACCAAATCAAAGGATACGTTTGCCACGATTGTACAGACGGCCAGAAAACTGAAAGTTAACGTTTATCAGTATATTTACGATAGGGTGACTAAAAAATTTGAAATGCCATCATTGGCTGAATTAATCTTACTTAAAGTGCGGCAGGTTCCATGCACCACATAAGCATCTCGAGATAATTCCGCTTGCTGACGCGCGCGGCTCGGATTAGTCCGGGCTCAGTGGCAGACACTTACCCGGCGATTCTGACAGGATACATTAACATTTTTTGAAAAACTGAGAGATGGTCATGATTACTTTGATGAAGTAGTAGGAGCCACGGCTCTTCCTGCTATGGGACTGGTAATCTCTCTAGCCACGCTTGGCATGGCCCTGTGGGAAGGCATTCAGGCTCTGGTTATTCATACTGGTTTAGCCAGAGGCAATGCTAAAGAACATCAAACAGAGGCACAAAAAGACTTGATGTTGTCAGGCCTGGCCTTTATGGGAGCAATAGCAAGTTTCTTAAGGTCTGCAGTGAGTGTAATAACCAGACCAATTGTCACGGCTCTACGAGGTTATGAAGAGCAAAATAAAGATCGTTTCATTACTGGAAATAATGTTATCGATAGATTAGCAAGCCTATAATTTGGCGTAATGCTTCCATGTGTAATACGAGTTGAATCTAATACTACTCCCGTATTACACAGCGCTATTTCTGACGTCCTTCCAGGAATAATAATACAAAAATTGCCGTCCTGTCAGCATTATTAGCCAATGTTTTGAGGCCATTGGGCACACATGTATTAAAAGAAAGTATAAACTCCCCTATTTTTTTGCATTTAAAAAAAATCGTTCCTATCAGTTTTACCATAGCTATTGGCTAAGTAAGGTAATTTTGATTTATTTACTACTCCTTTGCTGATAGGCTTTTCTTAATAATTCACAGACTTCACTATCGCTTGTTTGTGTGAAATTCTTATACCATAAACCCACTGCATGGAAATTTACAGGGGTTAAGGGACACACGATTTTATCAACGAGTTTAGATAAGTCATTATAGGTATCCTTGGCAGCAACTGGCACTGCTACAATAATTTGTGCTGGTTTTTTCTGGCGTAAGGCCAAAATTGCAGCGTGCATCGTTGAACCGGTGGCTATACCATCATCAACAAGTAATATAGTCTTATCTCTTAGAACTGGAGCCTTTTTATTAACATGATATAGGGACTCGCGGCGAGCTAATTCTTTATTTTCGTAATTTATCACTTGATCTACAGAAGATTTAAGTAATTTGAAAGAATCAATAAGCTCTTGATTAAGTAGAATAAGTCCTCCTGAAGCAAGGGCACCCATAGCCAGCTCCTTGTGTCCTGGAACTCCTAGCTTCCGCACAATAAACACATCCAGCGGGATAGAAAGCAAACGTGCAATCTCATAAGCAACTGGGACTCCACCCCGAGGCAAAGCCAAAACGATAGCATCTTTTTTATCTGAATAGCTCTTAAGATGGGTTGCAAGGATTTTTCCTGCACGTTGTCTATCGATGTATTTATCCATCTGTTTCTATCCTGTATATCCCTTGTTATAAGTATATGCTTGATTAAGAATTTTTATGGAACAAAAGGTTATCGTTTAATGGACTTGCTCTGAAACAAGGAGCAGCACTAGATTTTTAAAAATAAATGGTCAACTGCTCTTAAATAAGATTAATTTTTTAACACCCCTTCTTATTGTGTTGTTTATTTTCCCCGAACCATCAGAACCGGAATGGAAGCCCTGCGAATAACTCCTTCTGCCACACTACCTAACATAAAATGCTGAAAACCTCGACGACCATGAGTACCTATAACAAGTAAATCTGCAGGCCAATCTTTTGCTGCTTCGACAAGTTTAGCTGAAATCCGCTCTTCTGATTTTATCTCGATCAACTGACTGTCACAATCCATATGTTCCATACGTGCCATAGTTTCCATTGCATCCAATAATTTTTGAGCTCCTTGCCTGAGTGACAACTCGATTTGCTCATAATCAACGCCAGCCACAAGATAGCCGGAATAAAATTCATTTACTACATGCACAAGTCGTAATTTGGCTTGATGTTCCTTGCTAAGACTAATCGCCTCATGTAAAGCCTGTTTTGCTACATCACTCTCGTCAACTGCAACTATAATATGTTGATACATCATCTTTCCTTGGATAATTGGCCAGCTACTTATAAATTATACTCTACTCTGTGGCGAGTGGGGTTTGTAACTATCGAATATACAAAAAATTAATCATAAAAAATGTTGAAGCAGAATAACTATGAGATTTGATGGATTGTTTGCTGGGAATCAATTGAGGAGATGTTATAGATGACATCTAAAAGCATATGCAAAAGAAAATTTAACAATTGACTGCTTTCAGAGCATCCTGTAAAATTTATGGCTTCAAATAACGTATCCTGTCAGAATCGCCGGGTAAGTGTCTGCCACTGAGTCCGGATTAATCCGAGCCGCGCGCGTCAGCAAGCGGAATTCTTTAAAAATATTCAAAATACCTATTGACACGGTTTTTCTGTAAAACTGATGTTTTTCCATATCAAACGTAAGTCATGCAATATGCATGCCCTAAGATCCCCAAGATCACAATGTAGCCCCTTTCACTAATAAAACATCTCCCTCCTGAGGTCAGATTTTTTCTTAGCCCTTAGTGGCGTTAAAACTCGAAAAATGCGTTCAAAAAAAGTCATGTTATGATTGCCGTATCAGCATTAGTAACGCAGTGGTAGATGATGAAACGCCAAGAAATCAAACAAGTTTTAGATGAGTTAACAAAAGATATCGATAGTCTTGCCGACAAAAAGGCCGTGACTATCATTAAGGTATTGGTTAATTTGGTCGAAATGCTTGCCGAAGAAAATGCTTTGCTCAGAGAGGAAAACCAAGTATTACGTGATGAGATAAACCGCCTTAAGGGTGAACAGGGCAAACCTAATATTCGCGGTCAATCCAAAGGTAGCAATGGCGATAATACAGGCAATTCCAATCATTCATCTGAAGGAGATCGCAATAAACGTGGTAAAGGGAACAATAAAAACACAGGCAAAGACAAAAAAAACGTACGTATTGATAGACGTGTTACGATTGCTCTGGACAAAGCAACGCTGCCAGATGACGCCAAGTTCAAGGGTTTTGAGATTCGAATCATCCAGGATCTAAAAATCATCACGGATAATGTTGAATTCAAGCTGGAAACGTATTACTCACCATCTTTGAAAAAAACCTTTATTGCGCCGATTCCTGGCGAATATAAGGGCAGTGAATTTGGTCCTGGGGTTAAAGCGCTGGTCATCACATTATACCGTGATGCAGGGATGACGGAGAGCGCCATTGAGCGCTTTTTAAAAACATGTGGTATTCAAATATCACATGGTAAAATTGCTTCCATGCTGACAGAAGGCAATGATATTTTTCATCAGGAAAAAGAAGATATTGTCGATGCCGGTAGCAACGCAGGCTTGTACCAGCAGATGGATGACACAGGCAGTCGTGTTAACGGCAAAAATCACTACACCCATGTTTTATGTAATGACTTTTTTACAGCATACTTCACTCGTCGTAAAAAAGATCGCTTGACCTTATTGGAGTTGCTGTGTCGAGACCAATTAAAGTTTATGTTTAATCAGGAGGCTTATGAGTTAATGGATGAGTTTGGTCTCGCAAAAAAATGGTTGGATCAAATTAAACCAATGCTGCATGCACAACCCCTCACACGTGAATCAATCGATAGTTTGATGGGAACACTTTTTCCAAATCCAAAAAAACACAGCACGAATCGACGCATAATTCTTGAGTCAGCAGCTCTTGCCTATTATCAGCACTCGAAATACTTCATCCATTATTTAATGACAGATGATGCGCCTCAGTTTAATAAATTGGCCCTACATCATGCGCTGTGCTGGATCCATGAAGGTCGTCATTATAAAAAACTCACTCCATTCTCAGATATGAATCAGAATATATTGGCTGTATTTCTTGAGCAATTATGGGATTTCTACCATGCATTATTGACTTACAAGACGGCTCCATCTCAATCAATGGCCCAACAACTATCAATGCAATTTGATACTTTGTTCGCAACCACGACAGGCTATGATGTTTTAGATCAACGCATTGCAAAGACACGTGCTAAAAAACAAGCGTTATTATTGGTGTTAGACCATCCATTTCTGCCATTGCACAACAATGCCTCTGAATTAGGGACACGGTTTCAAGCAAGGATACGCGACATCAATCTCCAAACGGTCTCCCAAAATGGCACCAAATCAAAGGATACGTTTGCCACGATTGTACAGACGGCCAGAAAACTGAAAGTTAACGTTTATCAGTATATTTACGATAGGGTGACTAAAAAATTTGAAATGCCATCATTGGCTGAATTAATCTTACTTAAAGTGCGGCAGGTTCCATGCACCACATAAGCATCTCGAGATAATTCCGCTTGCTGACGCGCGCGGCTCGGATTAGTCCGGGCTCAGTGGCAGACACTTACCCGGCGATTCTGACAGGATACGAATTTACCGCATTTTGTAAAACAAATAAGGATAAAAACTGTGATACATTACTGTTTACCGGTGGTCATGGTGAATCTAATAATCCACCATTTTTTAATAACTTAAGAAAGGCGCAAATCGATAAAATTATCAAAGTTGCTAAAGATAACAATGTCACCTTTGATCACATTGTTGCAGACTGTTGCTGTGCGCCGTATGGTTTGAATCAATTAAAAGGATTGCTTGCAGATGGGGGAGAACTCATTGGGGATAGAACAACAAGCACTTCCCATTGGAATCATACACATATTATGATGAATATTGATTCTGCTACCAGTGGCAAAAAACTGATGCTCGATGCAATGAAATATAGCTTGATTTCATACAATGCGCCATTAGTAGTGATACGCGACAAAAATGAATATACAGAACTTGGTACATCGATAGATGAGGTTTATAAGACAAAAGCGGAGCAATATAGAAATTTTTTTGGAGGCCGCTTAGTATCAAAAGCTGAAATTGATGGCCTATTTCCTGAAGATGCTCTCTTAATTAATAATGATATGAAAAGCAGTGCAAAAATATTTACATTTACAGAGTTTGATGACCGCCAGGAGATGATTAAATCCCGTGATTCTCGCTTAGCTGCAAAGGCAGAAGAAACCCCGATAGTTGAACAAGTAGCCCCAGTAGTTGAAGCAGGGCTTGAAATAGAAAAACCAGAAGAAACGTTTGATCTTGTTTCGATGGAGGTATCGGATATAGCAACGATATCCGTACTTGATAAAAAAATATTTCCAGATGAAGAGCCACTTGGAGATGATAGATTGCGGAGTGTATGCCAAAAGGGAGTTTCATCGGTCATCAAAAGCCACACCACAGATGAAATTGTGGGTTATGTATTTGTTAATGTGTCTTCCTCAAAGCTATGGATTGATAATATTGGTGTATCACTGGACTATACTCGAAGAGGCCTTGGAAGCCGGTTGTTAAATGCCGTTTTAGAACGAGCCGATAAAGAAAACAAAGACATTGGCTTACAAGTTAGGTCCACAAACCAAGGGGCTATAGCTTTATACAAAAAACTGGGTTTTAACATTCAATCAAGTGATGCTACATGGGCACAAATGGCACGTGCGCCACAGCCTGTTGTAGACCCTGTAGTAAATCCAGAGCCTGGTGTAGACGAAAATATTGACCCCGAGACTCTTCGCGCGCAAGTTAATGCAGCAAAAAAGGCTATAGACCAAGAGGCACCAAAACCAACAGAAGGTTTTGTCGGGCGATTAGTTAGCGGAATTAAGGCTGTGTTGAATAGTATTATTAACTTTGTTGATCAAGTAGCAAGAGCTGTTGGTATAAAGTTTTAAATGCAGCTGTGCTATATTTTTTACAAGTAGTATGTTCAAAGTCGCGCCCTGCATTACAAATTATTATCATTTGTAATACAGGGCGTGTTGGTATTGAATAAGTGTTTTCGTTTCTGATATAGAGTATGGTTATTTTCCTAAAGTAATTCTGTACTTTTTATGTTAAAATTAAAACATATTGAATAATTTGTTGAACATAAATAAAGGGTAGCAATCATATGGAGACTTCCAAAGTAAAAGCACTACTGAAAAAGGCAATGGAAAATGATAATGGAGAATTATTAGCTGAAAAATTAAAAGAGCATTCGGTCGATAAAACCACTATCCAGGCGTTATTTTTTCAATCCGTGCTAGGTGGTAAAAACAAATGCCTAAAAGTGCTATTGGGAAATGGGGTTAATGTAAATGCGATACTTCCTATGGGGGAAAACGTATTAACGTGGGCCATCTGCAATGGAAATTTAACCATATGCAACCTATTAATTGAAAATAATATTAACGTGAATCAAAAAACAGCCCTTGCAAAGGAAACCCCTTTAATGGCGGCAGCACGAAAAGAAGACCATGCAATAATAAAGGCTTTATTTTGTGCTGGAGCTCAGCTATCGGATGTAAATAAAAGAGGACAAACCGCGCAAGATATTGCTACTGAAATGAACAAAGTTGACACTGCGTCCTTATTAGAGAACCTAGCTTCAGAACCTAGCTTCAGACCCTAGCCTAAGCAACGGGCCTACGGCCTTACTATAATTAGCTCTGTCTCGAAAATTTCTGTATTTGCCAGGTCGATTTATATTGGACGAAATTATGCAGCGATAGCATAAAACTGTTCAAAAACGATCTGGTTTTCAGCTTGTATATGTTGGCCTTTTCGTAGCATATGATGCATTTCGATACCGGCAAGAGTTGATTGTAAACAATTAAATTCTTTAAAACCTTTAAAAAGTTTTGTTATTTTCTTCACAAACAGATTGCTTTACTCAACAATATTGTTGAGGTACTTGATTTTTCGAGCCATGATTTGAATAGGAAACCCGCCCAGCATAAAATGTGGTTCATCACATTACAACCTAATCTTTAACCAGTTATATCGAATTCACGTTACCTAGGATCACCTCATAAGTACGCCCAAAATCAGTTCGCCATTATACTAACACAAAATCAGAAAGAGCCGATCAACTCCTCTATATGAAGCTTCAAACGCTCTATGCTTTTTTCTGGAAAATTGTACAAAATGTCCCACCCTAAACTGTACTCCGCGCCTTTGAGTCGCTCAGGATCTTGCATTAGCGCATCTAATGCATTGAGGTGTGTATGCGCCTTTACCAATAGTTCTCTTTGAGAGCTCATCCACTTTTTCGGCTCTTCTTCCAATTCTTTTGGTATATTTAATTCAAAAAGAATTTCTGTAATTTTTGAGCGGGTGTAGGAAATGATAAAAGCAAGATATTGATAAAAAATGTGATGAGAGTTCCCTGCGGACTTCAGAGCCAAATGCTGTTCCAATGTATAGATTTTCCCAGCCAATCTTTTTATGGACAAAGCAGCTTCCATCTGTTTTGTCTTTTCATTGCCATTTATTATTTCTTTATAAATATCATCATACTTACACAATTCATTGTAGGCTTTTATCAGTGTGTACTCAGTGATGAAAAGGTTATCTTCTGTATTTCCAAACCGGGATTCATTGTACTTCAAGAATCGCACAAAAGCGAAAATATTATCATTTGGGTCAAAATCATTATCACAGACAATGGTAAAGTATTGCAATAGTTGTGCTCCAAATACAATAGCATGGACTTTGTCCGCGTACCATTGTGCATCAAGGAGCCCTTCAAACCTTTTCTTGGCTATTTTATAGGCGATCGGGCCACCGCTACGAATAATATTAGCTTTTTGTATTCGCTGGCTTAATTCCAGTATTAATACATGAAGTTGTCCAAAATACACGGGTGTCATTTCTTTTTCGATACGTTTCAGGCTGTACTCCGATAAACGAAGCAATATCAGTTTCTTGATGATTTCAGGTGCAATGTTGCTCGTGTTCTTTTCATTATAAAAACGCGGGGGCAGTGACATAATCCCTCCTTAGAAATATATTAGAGGCTATCCGGAAAGTCATGTGGTTTTTAAATGAAGTTATCTGCTAAGAGACCATCCGAACTTTAGAACGCCGTGAAGTTATATACTGATAACTTCAATTAAATTATAGCACTCAGGAAGGTTCTAATGTTAGGAACCTTCCCACCCACTAAGTTGGCAATTTATCATCACCAGCTTAGTATTCAAATGGACATTTTTTGAAATTGATGGGAGATGATCCTGTGCGTAGCGCTTTACAATCTAATCCCCGCTCGGTAATTGATAACCTATTTTTTTTAACTTCAGAACCGTGATTTTATTGTTAAATTAACATACCACTACGTACAGGCTGGCGTGTAAGTCGCTAAATCGTATTCAAGCAGCAATAGGCAGCTGAAATAAACCGCGACACATTTTTTTCCAATGGTAATTTTTAATATCAATTTCTTTAGCTTTGTCATTATTAGCAATTTGGTTGGGGGTATCGCCATATATTCCCATATGGGCGCATCAATTCACCTCTACTTTAGGATTTTACTCTCTTAATAAGGTGTCCAACAGATCAGGGAAAGATCATTAGAAGAAGTATATAATTATTTAGAGGCGTATCCTGATTCGGGTAATTTGCTTGCAGGCACAGGAGGTGTAAGGAAATTAAGATGGCAAACAGGGAAAGGTGGAAAGGGAAAAAGTGGTGGGTTGCGTATTTTATATCATTACTCTAACGATATATTGGTATTATTAATTATATTATATGCTAAAAATATAAAAGAAAATATTTCGAATAGAGAGAAAAATCAACTAAGTAAATTGCTACCGTAACTGGTTAAAAAATATAGTGAGGATATTAGTGATAAATAAAGAACCAACACTGGGTGAAACGTTGATATCTGCTGATAGTTTCCGCGTTGACTAGAACCGCCTATTGAAAACAGCAGGGTAGTATTGCAACAAAGCTTGGGCAAGTTAAAATCATTTAGATTTTCGTGAGTATTGGATAATGAAAAGAATTATAGTAGTAGGTGCTGGTTTTGCTGGCCTTTGGGCAGCGCTTGGAGCGGCTAAAAAACGTCAAGAATTATCTCAAGATAATGCGCTTGAAATCGTCGTCATCAATAAAACGTTGTATCATGATATTCGCGTTCGTAATTATGAGGACGATTTAGAAGTTACGCGAATCCCGTTAAAAAAATTGTTAGACCCAGTGAATGTGAAAATCATTATTGGTGAAGCCCAACAAATGAATCAAGATAAGCAAACAGTAATAGTTGCTGATGAATCAGAGGAGGGGAATTTAGAATATGTCTACGATCGACTCGTTTTAGCAGCAGGGAGTCAACTATACTATCCTAACAGCAGTTCCCGTAACCTACTCAACAGTG
The sequence above is drawn from the Legionella antarctica genome and encodes:
- a CDS encoding IS66 family transposase, with the protein product MMKRQEIKQVLDELTKDIDSLADKKAVTIIKVLVNLVEMLAEENALLREENQVLRDEINRLKGEQGKPNIRGQSKGSNGDNTGNSNHSSEGDRNKRGKGNNKNTGKDKKNVRIDRRVTIALDKATLPDDAKFKGFEIRIIQDLKIITDNVEFKLETYYSPSLKKTFIAPIPGEYKGSEFGPGVKALVITLYRDAGMTESAIERFLKTCGIQISHGKIASMLTEGNDIFHQEKEDIVDAGSNAGLYQQMDDTGSRVNGKNHYTHVLCNDFFTAYFTRRKKDRLTLLELLCRDQLKFMFNQEAYELMDEFGLAKKWLDQIKPMLHAQPLTRESIDSLMGTLFPNPKKHSTNRRIILESAALAYYQHSKYFIHYLMTDDAPQFNKLALHHALCWIHEGRHYKKLTPFSDMNQNILAVFLEQLWDFYHALLTYKTAPSQSMAQQLSMQFDTLFATTTGYDVLDQRIAKTRAKKQALLLVLDHPFLPLHNNASELGTRFQARIRDINLQTVSQNGTKSKDTFATIVQTARKLKVNVYQYIYDRVTKKFEMPSLAELILLKVRQVPCTT
- a CDS encoding universal stress protein, translated to MYQHIIVAVDESDVAKQALHEAISLSKEHQAKLRLVHVVNEFYSGYLVAGVDYEQIELSLRQGAQKLLDAMETMARMEHMDCDSQLIEIKSEERISAKLVEAAKDWPADLLVIGTHGRRGFQHFMLGSVAEGVIRRASIPVLMVRGK
- a CDS encoding phosphoribosyltransferase; its protein translation is MDKYIDRQRAGKILATHLKSYSDKKDAIVLALPRGGVPVAYEIARLLSIPLDVFIVRKLGVPGHKELAMGALASGGLILLNQELIDSFKLLKSSVDQVINYENKELARRESLYHVNKKAPVLRDKTILLVDDGIATGSTMHAAILALRQKKPAQIIVAVPVAAKDTYNDLSKLVDKIVCPLTPVNFHAVGLWYKNFTQTSDSEVCELLRKAYQQRSSK
- a CDS encoding FAD-dependent oxidoreductase, which encodes MKRIIVVGAGFAGLWAALGAAKKRQELSQDNALEIVVINKTLYHDIRVRNYEDDLEVTRIPLKKLLDPVNVKIIIGEAQQMNQDKQTVIVADESEEGNLEYVYDRLVLAAGSQLYYPNSSSRNLLNSAPVLHPNYFIS
- a CDS encoding ankyrin repeat domain-containing protein, which produces MENDNGELLAEKLKEHSVDKTTIQALFFQSVLGGKNKCLKVLLGNGVNVNAILPMGENVLTWAICNGNLTICNLLIENNINVNQKTALAKETPLMAAARKEDHAIIKALFCAGAQLSDVNKRGQTAQDIATEMNKVDTASLLENLASEPSFRP
- a CDS encoding GNAT family N-acetyltransferase — protein: MADTYPAILTGYEFTAFCKTNKDKNCDTLLFTGGHGESNNPPFFNNLRKAQIDKIIKVAKDNNVTFDHIVADCCCAPYGLNQLKGLLADGGELIGDRTTSTSHWNHTHIMMNIDSATSGKKLMLDAMKYSLISYNAPLVVIRDKNEYTELGTSIDEVYKTKAEQYRNFFGGRLVSKAEIDGLFPEDALLINNDMKSSAKIFTFTEFDDRQEMIKSRDSRLAAKAEETPIVEQVAPVVEAGLEIEKPEETFDLVSMEVSDIATISVLDKKIFPDEEPLGDDRLRSVCQKGVSSVIKSHTTDEIVGYVFVNVSSSKLWIDNIGVSLDYTRRGLGSRLLNAVLERADKENKDIGLQVRSTNQGAIALYKKLGFNIQSSDATWAQMARAPQPVVDPVVNPEPGVDENIDPETLRAQVNAAKKAIDQEAPKPTEGFVGRLVSGIKAVLNSIINFVDQVARAVGIKF